ATACCATGCATGATGTCTCgttcttttgtttttgtgcCAGTCGCACGTTGTCCTTGCTGACTTGCCAGAATCTAACACCGAGAGAGTAGCAAGCTATTTGTGCTACATGCTAAATTAATCAATTACGGACCTCTGACGACCTGCTGGTCGTAAACACACTCATCTGTTGTGCGTTGTTGTGGTCGAGGACATCTCGATAAGCACATACATGTAGTTAGTTTTTTCGTTGTATATACAATAAGATAAATAGTTCACTGGTAAAGAAAACAGACAATAAGAGCACATGCTTAGCTGTTGTGACAGCAAAACTAAGTATTAATATTAGAAGTGCAGTTGTGAActcaaattttttaaaaatccCCCTCTCTATGTATAAGCCTCCGCTATTTGGTAGCAGGATACGGAATAACTGTTCCGTACCCGAGCCCCCCATGGACCAGCGCGCCTGCCCGGTTCACCCTGCCCGCACACGTGATGAATCAATTTCCCTTCGTCAGTTTTTTTTTACAGGCGACAACAACCGCGCTGAAAGGCCGTCCACCTCATGGCCATCTATTGGAACCGCCGCAGCCGTGATCTTTGAAGAAGACGTTGAGGCCCGGCATTGCTCCGACAGAGAACGCCGCCCCGACCAGCAGGGAGCCTGGCGGTGTTGTGCCTGGGCAACCGAAAGAGCTCCTCCCGAGGTTATTCGACGAGTCCTTCCACAGCACAGCAACTTCTTTCTCCAAGTACTCCATCGCAGACAGCTCCATGGACTTGAGCAGTTGTCGGTACTCGGAGTTTGGCGGAGGAAAtcagcgaggcggcggcgacgacgacgacgacgacgcagaTAAGGAGAGGCCCCTGGTTCTGTGCAACAAGGCGTCGAGGTGTCACGAGCAGCTGCAATGCTGGTGCCTCAACTTCCGTGGCCGTGTGACGGTGGCATCAGTCAAGAACTTCCAGCTGATAGCTTCTGCGGCACAGGCAGCCGCAGCAGGGGCTTCGGCACCTCCTGCTCGACAGACGCCGCAGCCCCAGGCGTCGTCGAGCCACGACATGGTGATCTTGCAATTCGGCAAAGTTGCAAAGGATACGTTCACCATGGACTACCAGTACCCGCTGTCGGCTTTCCAGGCCTTCGCCATATGTTTGACCAGCTTTGACACGAAGCTGGCCTGTGAATAAGATCAATAGATGGGGTTAGCATAGCAGCGATTAGAGCAGGTAGATGCAATGTCTTGATGTGATAAGCACAGCTAGTAGCTGTTGATTCAAGTCTTGTTTTGTCCTGAAAATGGCTTTAAAGTCCAAATGGGAAGCAATCAACATGAGAAGAAGTGTTGAGTTGTAATGGTAAGCTTGTTGACCTTTTTatttgctgctgcctgctgctgggTATGCAAGATCGATGTTGTGTAGTTGCGCTGAAAAGTCAGGAAATCCGGTTGGGGTTTGGAATGATTGAGTTATCTGTCTGCTAGTAGCAGatgaagggggtgtttgggagatgggggctaaactttagcccttgtcacatcggatgtttggacactaattaggagtattaaacataagctaattacaaaattaattgcacaacccctaggctaaatcgcgagatgaatctattaagcttaattaatccatgatttgacaatgtggtgctacagtaaccattcactaatgatggattaattaggcttaatagattcgtctcgcgatttagcctaggggttctgctattaattttataattagctcatgtttagtcctcctaattagcatccgaacatccgatgtgacaggttaAAGTTTAACCCCTGCTATCCAAATGCCCCGAAGATTGATAGGGTTTTTCGTCATCATGATTGTGAATACTTCTAGTGTTGGTCCataccattaataacaactTGATACAGCGACTGATGCTGATGAGGtttgctggctggctggctggggTTAGCTTGATGATTATTGTGTAAGCAAGCAACAAAAATTGGTCGAATCCTAATCCTGATCCTGATGGACGACCCTCCGCAGCAGCTCTTGGTTTTCCGGTCGCcatcagcagctgcagctgtgcACTAGCATATATATCTGAGCGAATCCCAGCTTCAGAATTCtgtctcgtggatgagcaatGCCAGATGCCTAAACTTTTAAACAATTCGTTGGGTTCAAACCAATAAACAAATCAGCCAGCTGACCATACAATTAGCTTGGATACCATATAATTAACCTTCCCGCACCAACTGTCATCTGCTCAAACCCTTTTCCGAGTGAGCATATGTTGCCCAGCTTCACTGACAATTAATTCAACTACAAACATATTGCTATTTGAATACAATGATTTTGTGATTGCCGGCCAGCTCATGTTGAAATTATTGTGACACGACATGTCCAACATATAAGAACCTCCACTGAGAAATTTTTAGCATTCAACAGATGAAGATCGCAAAATCAAAGTGCCCACGAGCATGACAGGACAAGATTGCATTGTACTGGGAAGGACTCCAGGAGGGTGCTCCACAGTTTTTTCAAAAcattggcaggagcactgcctttCATTTAAGAAGAAAGAGTAAGAGTTTGGAACATACGGTTACAGCATGGGCGATTACATTGCTAAGAAATGAAAACAAAAGTACTCGTAGAACATAATGTAGACACCGATGGCTATTGATAGTCTAGCAGCTCCCCCTGGATGAGAGGAGTCCCACATGCACTCCTTGTGTAAACTCAATGCACCCAAAACTGCATGAAATTTTTTAACAAGAATATGAATAGATGGATCATAAAATTATCTATGTGCATAAAAATGGtgcaaagagaaaaaagagagggacAACCAAGCAGGACTAACATTATATTTATGCTTCATAATACAGATATGTGAATGTAAAAGGCTGTCAAAATAGCAACGGTCAAAGCATTCTGAATATACAGACAAAAGCAAGCCCTAAACCATTATAAGTGAACTATTCTCCTGGAAGCCAATTTACATCTGAGAGGTAGCCATAGCAAAAAGTTAAAACACTCTTTTTAGGTGCCTTCAGTTTTCTGCCAATAAACACGGAAGCAATGTAGAGACTTCCCTAGCTCACCGGAGTCCACAGGAGAGAATGAAGCAATtgtcagaacaaaaaaaatgcaggagccATGCTGTGGTAGCCATAACAAAAAGTTAAAACACCCTTTTTAGGTGCCTTCAGTTTTCTGCCAATAAACACGGAAGCAATGTAGAGACTTCCCTAGCTCACCGGAGTCCACAGGAGAGAATGAAGCAATtgtcagaacaaaaaaaaagcaggAGCCATGCTGTGGAGCTTAAATATGCATCTTAGGTTCCCTTGATAAATATGCAAGTAACATGAGTTCAATGTCAGGGAATTCATAAGCTAGTGCAGTCAACCTTCTTCTCCAAAGCATGGATGCCTACAAAATTATAGGAGCAAAAGAGTTATAACCTTTCAAATCTTGGTTCATGTTTGAACAGAATTTAGTCAACATTACCTTGCAAATTTATGCAATGTGGCTCGTGGGAACATAAAATCTTCATTCTATCCATTGTAGCATTGAGCCAGCTAGTTCCATAGTCACAGATAAAGGCATGTGCGATAGGTGATTAAGAGAGGATCATCGTTTGCGACCATTGGGAGGAACCCAGATTCACTGACCTCTTTTTCGAAGAGCTCATCCGCGTACGTCCCTGCGAACACCCACTGTTCCGCATCCTCATCTCCATGGTACTGCCACCTGCTGCGGCATCCtgattcaaaataaaataaaatttgtcTCTGCACCAATGAGTATTTCCAGTATTCGAGAAACAACAGTGATGGCATTGATTTGGAGCAAAGATAAAGACAAACTGATAATACACTGGCATGACATATAGCTCTGAGAAATCAGAAGCATTCTTATGGATATAAAATTATAAACACAGGCAGACAGGCTGGCTTTACTAGGCAATTAAGCTCGCCTCTGCTTaagtttttgaagaaaaatgagcAGTGCAAAGTTCAGGAATAATCTCCAATTTTACGAAAGAGCTCAAAACTGCATATAACCTTGTCAAAAAGGAATAATGTCCAACGTTTCTAAAGCTACAGGAAAGAGGGTATGTTTGCATTCATACGAGATAATAGGGTACGTTTGCATTCATACAAGATAATCCTAAAATGGATACATACACTAGCTACAGGAAAGAAGAAACATGTACCAGTGATCAGCACAGGCAATCACATAGTAGACGTACCATAAGGAACTTCTTTATGTCCCGGCCAAGAGCAATCTGGCGAAGATTGACAAAGGCCCTGTTGATCTCATAGCGAGTAGATAGTGCAATGTTGACAACCAGATCTTCAGGAATGATCACCTCTGGGATCCGTGGGGGAGACCTGAAATAAAGGGCAGGATTTCACATCATTAACTAATTCTATATCCATGTAACTTGCGATGAACAAACTTTGTATCCTTTTAAGTCTGTGCAGTATATCACAATAAGCTGAAATCTTACTTGTTGATGAACGAGGAGGAGTTAGACCAGAGAAAGAGAACACCCAGAGAGAATATGAGACCATGGCAATTGAAGGTCAGAAGATGGTAGCCAAGGCATTCAAAGAGGATCCAGATTGCAGTGACACCACCAAGTACTCCAGCAGAGATGTTCCTGTTCCTCCATAGCAATACATCAGCAGCTGCAAAATAAAGAACAGCAATGAATATGAATATGGCAGGTATAATAGTAGATAATCAGGAAATCAGGTCAAACAATTCCCATTATACCTTAATCAACAGACAattaaggcctggtttggttcggttgcttatttttaagcacccgtcacagcaaatgtttagatactaattaggagtattaaacgtagactatttacaaaacccattagataagtggaggctaaatggcgagacgaatctattaagtctaattagtccatgatttgacaatgtgttgctacagtaaacatttgctaatgatggattaattaggcttaataggttcgtctcgccgtttagcctccacttatgtaatgggttttataaatagtctacgtttaatactcctaattagtacctaaacattcgatgtgacacgtgctaaaaataagcaaagggaaccaaacgccccctaactTGACAAAGAAAAATGTTTGCAAGCAAAGAGTGCTCTGGTTGTCATTTAAGTAAATATGCAATCAGGTGCA
This portion of the Setaria viridis chromosome 7, Setaria_viridis_v4.0, whole genome shotgun sequence genome encodes:
- the LOC140223449 gene encoding tubby-like F-box protein 7 is translated as MDQRACPKTLRPGIAPTENAAPTSREPGGVVPGQPKELLPRLFDESFHSTATSFSKYSIADSSMDLSSCRYSEFGGGNQRGGGDDDDDDADKERPLVLCNKASRCHEQLQCWCLNFRGRVTVASVKNFQLIASAAQAAAAGASAPPARQTPQPQASSSHDMVILQFGKVAKDTFTMDYQYPLSAFQAFAICLTSFDTKLACE
- the LOC117864652 gene encoding reticulon-like protein B1, with the translated sequence LRLDSSSSSDSDNDERPHPSAPATKVKPSCSDSAAAAAAEAKAKVFRLFGREQPIHKALGGGKPADVLLWRNRNISAGVLGGVTAIWILFECLGYHLLTFNCHGLIFSLGVLFLWSNSSSFINKSPPRIPEVIIPEDLVVNIALSTRYEINRAFVNLRQIALGRDIKKFLMVRLLCDCLC